A stretch of the Mycobacterium sp. ITM-2016-00317 genome encodes the following:
- the pta gene encoding phosphate acetyltransferase has protein sequence MVPDAPNATAPTNPAIYIASPEGDTGKSTIALGILHRLAATVARVGVFRPITRMGEQRDYILEMLLDHTTAELAYDDCVGVGYQQLHEDPDTALADIVDRFHRVADRCDAVLVVGSDYTDVAAPSELSMNARIAANLGAPVVLAVKAKGRTPEQVVQVVELCIDEIAAQHAYTAAVVANRCDPAEAAEVAAALARIDPRTYVLPEEPLLVAPSVAELRDAVEGTPVQGDLALLDREVLDVLVAGMTAEHVLERLTEGIAVITPGDRSDVVLAVLSAHAAEGFPSLSAVILNGGLTLHPAIDSLVSGLGLRLPIIETRFGTFETASRVAATRGRVTASSHRKIDTALALMETHVDVEELLTHLAFPIPTVVTPQMFAHRLLDRARADRKRIVLPEGDDDRILKAAGRLLDRSVADLTILGDEAQIRARAAELGVDLSSAQVLDPQTSDLCERFAEQYAQLRAHKGVTLEQARDVMRDVSYFGTMLVYNDMVDGMVSGAKHTTAHTVRPAFEIIKTQPDVSTVSSIFLMCLAHEVLAYGDCAIVPDPTAEQLADIAISSARTAAQFGIEPRVAMLSYSTGTSGSGADVEKVRTAAELVRQRAPELLVEGPIQYDAAVEPSVAKTKMPDSKVAGHATVLIFPDLNTGNNTYKAVQRSAGAIAIGPVLQGLNKPVNDLSRGALVEDIVYTVALTAIQAQG, from the coding sequence GTGGTGCCCGACGCGCCGAACGCGACAGCCCCGACCAATCCGGCTATCTACATCGCGTCGCCCGAGGGCGACACCGGGAAATCGACGATCGCGCTCGGCATCCTGCACCGCCTCGCGGCGACGGTCGCGCGGGTCGGGGTGTTCCGGCCGATCACCCGAATGGGTGAGCAGCGCGACTACATCCTCGAGATGCTGCTCGACCACACCACCGCGGAACTGGCCTACGACGACTGCGTCGGGGTCGGCTACCAGCAGCTGCACGAGGACCCGGACACGGCACTGGCCGACATCGTCGACCGGTTCCACCGGGTCGCCGACCGGTGCGACGCGGTGCTGGTGGTCGGCAGCGACTACACCGATGTGGCCGCACCCAGCGAGCTGTCCATGAACGCCCGCATCGCCGCGAATCTCGGGGCGCCGGTGGTGCTCGCGGTCAAGGCGAAGGGCCGCACCCCCGAACAGGTCGTCCAGGTCGTCGAACTGTGCATCGACGAGATCGCCGCGCAGCACGCCTACACTGCCGCGGTGGTGGCCAACCGCTGCGACCCGGCCGAGGCCGCCGAGGTGGCCGCGGCGCTGGCCCGGATCGATCCCCGCACCTACGTGCTGCCCGAGGAACCGCTGCTGGTCGCCCCGTCGGTGGCCGAACTGCGGGACGCGGTCGAGGGCACCCCGGTGCAGGGCGACCTCGCGCTGCTCGATCGGGAAGTGCTCGACGTGCTCGTCGCAGGCATGACGGCCGAGCATGTGCTGGAACGACTCACCGAGGGCATCGCGGTCATCACCCCCGGCGACCGCTCCGACGTGGTGCTCGCCGTGCTCAGTGCCCATGCGGCGGAGGGCTTTCCGTCGCTCTCGGCGGTGATCCTCAATGGCGGTCTGACCCTGCACCCGGCGATCGATTCGCTGGTGTCCGGGCTGGGTCTGCGGCTGCCGATCATCGAGACCAGGTTCGGCACCTTCGAGACCGCGAGCCGGGTGGCGGCCACCCGCGGGCGGGTGACCGCCTCGTCGCACCGCAAGATCGACACCGCGCTGGCCCTGATGGAGACCCACGTCGACGTCGAGGAACTGTTGACGCACCTGGCTTTTCCGATCCCGACGGTGGTCACCCCGCAGATGTTCGCCCACCGGCTGCTGGACCGGGCCCGGGCGGACCGCAAACGCATCGTGCTGCCCGAGGGCGACGACGACCGCATCCTCAAGGCCGCGGGCCGACTGCTCGACCGCAGTGTGGCCGACCTGACGATCCTCGGCGACGAGGCCCAGATCCGCGCACGCGCAGCCGAACTCGGCGTCGACCTGTCGAGCGCGCAGGTGCTCGACCCGCAGACCAGCGACCTGTGCGAGCGGTTCGCCGAGCAGTACGCGCAGCTGCGCGCGCACAAGGGCGTCACGCTGGAACAGGCGCGCGACGTCATGCGCGACGTGTCGTACTTCGGCACCATGCTGGTGTACAACGACATGGTCGACGGCATGGTGTCAGGCGCCAAGCACACCACCGCGCACACGGTGCGGCCCGCGTTCGAGATCATCAAGACCCAGCCGGACGTCTCGACGGTTTCGAGCATCTTCCTGATGTGCCTGGCCCACGAGGTGCTCGCCTACGGAGACTGCGCGATCGTGCCTGACCCCACCGCCGAACAGCTCGCCGACATCGCGATCTCGTCGGCGCGGACCGCCGCGCAGTTCGGCATCGAGCCGAGGGTCGCGATGCTGTCGTACTCGACCGGCACGTCCGGCAGCGGAGCGGACGTCGAAAAGGTGCGCACCGCAGCCGAACTGGTCCGTCAGCGGGCACCCGAGCTGCTGGTCGAGGGGCCCATCCAGTACGACGCGGCGGTGGAGCCGTCGGTGGCCAAGACCAAGATGCCGGACTCGAAGGTGGCCGGGCACGCCACCGTGCTGATCTTCCCGGACCTCAACACCGGCAACAACACCTACAAGGCGGTGCAGCGCAGCGCGGGAGCCATCGCGATCGGGCCGGTGCTGCAGGGGCTGAACAAACCCGTCAACGATCTGTCCCGCGGTGCCCTCGTCGAGGACATCGTCTACACGGTGGCCCTCACCGCGATCCAGGCCCAGGGGTGA
- a CDS encoding NUDIX domain-containing protein has translation MRGDGDGWVVSAAGNAYWGRHGAAGLLLRAPRPDGSAAVLLQHRAPWSHQGGTWGLPGGARDSHETAEQAAVREAEEEAGLTAEQVTVRTTVVTAEVSGWTYTTVIADASVELDTVPNRESAELRWVAEDEVADLPLHPGFAASWDRLREVTAAIPLLVNPPS, from the coding sequence GTGCGCGGAGACGGGGACGGCTGGGTGGTGTCGGCGGCGGGCAATGCCTACTGGGGCCGGCACGGCGCCGCGGGCCTGTTGCTGCGCGCGCCGCGGCCCGACGGATCGGCCGCCGTGCTGCTCCAGCACCGCGCGCCGTGGAGCCACCAGGGCGGCACCTGGGGGCTGCCGGGCGGCGCCCGCGACAGTCACGAGACCGCCGAGCAGGCCGCGGTGCGCGAGGCCGAAGAGGAAGCGGGGCTGACGGCGGAGCAGGTGACCGTGCGGACCACGGTGGTCACCGCCGAGGTGTCCGGGTGGACCTACACCACGGTGATCGCCGACGCGTCGGTGGAATTGGACACCGTGCCCAACCGGGAGAGCGCCGAGCTGCGCTGGGTCGCCGAGGACGAGGTCGCGGACCTGCCGCTGCACCCCGGTTTCGCCGCCAGCTGGGACCGTCTGCGCGAGGTCACGGCCGCGATCCCGCTGCTGGTCAACCCGCCGAGCTGA
- a CDS encoding serine/threonine-protein kinase PknG, translating into MDEREHLDTGDDPGTQPASFADLAEDTMSTMRPMATQAVFRPNFFDDDDEDHDAGFHTGDTVPQLSTTVTRHMSPTRRLGGGLVEIPRVRARDPLAALMTDPVVAESKRFCWNCGRPVGRSSADGKALSEGWCPHCGSAYSFLPQLNVGDIVADQYEIKGCIAHGGLGWVYLAFDKNVNDRPVVLKGLVHSGDAEAQAIAMAERQFLAEVTHPGIVKIYNFVEHDDKHGNPVGYIVMEYVGGTSLKQATHDRKRDRSLLPVAEAIGYMLEILPALGYLHSLGLVYNDLKPENLMVTEDQLKLIDLGAVSRINSFGYLYGTPGFQAPEIVRTGPTVATDIYTVGRTLAAMTLKLRTRRGRYVDGLPEDDPVLAEYDSFGRLLRRAIDPDPRRRFQTAEEMSSQLMGVLREVVAKDTGVPRPGLSTTFSPSRSTFGVDLLVAHTDVYLDGQVHSEKLTAQEIVRALQVPLVDPTDVGAAVLSATVLSEPVQTLDSLRAARHGALDSEGIDLTQSVELPLMEVRALLDLGDVAKATRKLDELAARVGWRWRLVWFRAVSELLTADYDAATKHFTEVLDTLPGELAPKLALAATAELAGTADEGKFYDTVWSTDRGVISAGFGLARAQSAAGDRDAAVRTLDQVPATSRHFTTARLTSAVTLLSGRSSSEITERQIRDAARRVEALPDTEPRVLQIRALVLGTAMDWLADNTASTNHILGFPFTEHGLQLGVEASLRSLARVAPTQAHRYALVDLANSVRPMSTF; encoded by the coding sequence ATGGACGAACGCGAACACCTCGACACCGGCGACGACCCCGGTACCCAGCCGGCGAGCTTCGCCGATCTCGCCGAAGACACGATGTCGACGATGCGGCCGATGGCCACCCAGGCGGTGTTCCGGCCCAACTTCTTCGACGACGACGACGAGGACCACGACGCGGGGTTCCACACCGGCGACACGGTGCCGCAGTTGAGCACCACCGTCACCCGGCACATGTCCCCGACCCGAAGGCTCGGCGGCGGGCTGGTCGAGATCCCGCGGGTGCGGGCCCGGGATCCGTTGGCGGCGTTGATGACCGACCCGGTGGTGGCGGAGTCCAAACGCTTCTGCTGGAACTGCGGCAGGCCGGTGGGCCGCTCCAGCGCGGACGGCAAGGCACTGTCCGAGGGCTGGTGCCCGCACTGCGGCAGCGCGTACTCCTTTCTTCCGCAACTCAATGTCGGCGACATCGTCGCCGACCAGTACGAGATCAAGGGGTGCATCGCCCACGGCGGGCTGGGCTGGGTGTATCTGGCGTTCGACAAGAACGTCAACGACCGGCCGGTGGTGCTGAAGGGACTCGTACACTCCGGCGATGCGGAGGCCCAGGCGATCGCGATGGCCGAGCGCCAGTTCCTGGCCGAGGTGACCCATCCCGGGATCGTGAAGATCTACAACTTCGTCGAGCACGACGACAAGCACGGCAATCCGGTCGGCTACATCGTCATGGAGTACGTGGGCGGAACGTCGCTCAAGCAGGCCACCCACGACCGCAAGCGCGACCGCTCGCTGCTGCCGGTGGCCGAGGCGATCGGCTACATGCTCGAGATCCTGCCCGCGCTCGGCTATCTGCACTCGCTCGGGCTGGTGTACAACGACCTCAAACCCGAGAACCTGATGGTCACCGAGGACCAGCTCAAGCTGATCGACCTCGGGGCGGTCTCGCGGATCAACTCGTTCGGTTACCTGTACGGCACACCGGGATTCCAGGCGCCGGAGATCGTGCGCACCGGCCCCACGGTCGCGACCGACATCTACACGGTGGGCCGCACCCTGGCGGCGATGACCCTGAAGCTGCGCACCCGGCGCGGGCGTTACGTCGACGGACTGCCCGAGGACGACCCGGTGCTGGCCGAGTACGACTCGTTCGGCAGACTGCTGCGCCGCGCGATCGACCCCGACCCGAGGCGCCGGTTCCAGACCGCCGAGGAGATGTCCAGCCAGCTGATGGGCGTGCTGCGCGAGGTGGTGGCCAAGGACACCGGGGTGCCGCGGCCGGGCCTGTCGACCACGTTCAGCCCGTCGCGTTCGACGTTCGGGGTGGACCTGCTCGTCGCGCACACCGACGTTTACCTCGACGGTCAGGTGCACTCGGAGAAGCTGACCGCGCAGGAGATCGTGCGGGCGCTGCAGGTGCCGCTGGTCGACCCGACCGACGTCGGCGCCGCGGTGCTGTCGGCGACGGTGCTCAGCGAGCCCGTGCAGACGCTGGACTCGCTGCGCGCGGCGCGGCACGGCGCGCTGGACTCCGAGGGCATCGACCTGACGCAGTCGGTGGAACTGCCGCTGATGGAGGTGCGGGCGCTGCTGGACCTCGGCGACGTCGCCAAGGCCACCCGGAAGCTCGACGAACTCGCCGCTCGGGTGGGCTGGCGATGGCGACTGGTCTGGTTCCGCGCCGTCTCGGAGCTGTTGACCGCCGACTATGACGCCGCCACAAAGCATTTCACCGAGGTGCTGGACACGCTGCCCGGTGAGCTGGCTCCGAAGCTGGCGCTGGCCGCCACCGCCGAGTTGGCCGGCACCGCCGACGAAGGCAAGTTCTACGACACCGTCTGGTCCACCGACCGCGGCGTGATCTCCGCCGGATTCGGGCTCGCGCGCGCCCAATCGGCCGCCGGAGACCGCGACGCTGCCGTCCGCACACTCGACCAAGTACCCGCCACCTCAAGGCATTTCACGACGGCCAGGCTGACCAGCGCGGTGACGCTGCTGTCCGGCCGGTCGAGCAGCGAGATCACCGAACGGCAAATCCGCGACGCCGCGCGCCGGGTCGAGGCGCTGCCCGACACCGAGCCGCGGGTGCTGCAGATCCGCGCGCTGGTGCTGGGCACCGCGATGGACTGGCTCGCCGACAACACCGCCAGCACCAACCACATCCTGGGCTTCCCGTTCACCGAGCACGGTCTGCAACTCGGCGTCGAGGCGTCGCTGCGCAGCCTGGCCCGGGTGGCGCCCACCCAGGCCCACCGCTATGCGCTGGTGGACCTGGCCAACAGCGTCCGGCCGATGTCGACGTTCTGA
- a CDS encoding acetate kinase, which translates to MSRSVLVLNSGSSSVKYAVMDPDSGVLVADGIVERIGDPRPDAGGVPDHAAAMEVVFDALASDGHTLEELGLVAVGHRVVHGGPDLHEPTIVDDDTLVRLKELSPLAPLHNPPAILGIEVARKALPDLPHIAVFDTAFFHHLPPAAATYAIDAEVADSWSIRRYGFHGTSHQYVSEQAAAFLGVPLESLSQIVLHLGNGASASAIVGGRPVETSMGLTPMEGLVMGTRSGDVDPGIIFYLWRTAGMEVEDIETMLNKRSGVRGLGGEIDFRELHREIESGDAAAQLAYDVYIHRLRKYIGAYLAVLGSADVITFTAGVGENDAEVRRDALSGLTAFGIELDEHLNESPARTARRISPDGAPITVLVVPTNEELAIARACARVLAAGLGDG; encoded by the coding sequence ATGTCACGATCGGTATTGGTGCTCAACTCGGGCTCGTCGTCGGTGAAATATGCGGTGATGGACCCGGATTCGGGTGTGCTCGTCGCCGACGGGATCGTCGAGCGGATCGGCGACCCGCGACCGGACGCCGGCGGCGTCCCCGACCACGCCGCGGCGATGGAGGTGGTCTTCGACGCGTTGGCCTCCGACGGCCACACCCTCGAGGAACTGGGCCTCGTCGCGGTGGGGCACCGCGTCGTGCACGGCGGTCCCGACCTGCACGAGCCGACGATCGTCGACGACGACACCCTGGTACGGCTCAAGGAACTGTCACCCCTTGCGCCGCTGCACAATCCGCCGGCCATCCTGGGAATCGAAGTGGCCCGGAAAGCGCTGCCCGACCTGCCGCACATCGCGGTGTTCGACACGGCGTTCTTCCACCACCTGCCGCCCGCGGCCGCCACTTACGCGATCGACGCCGAGGTCGCCGACTCCTGGAGCATCCGCCGCTACGGCTTCCACGGCACCTCGCACCAGTACGTCAGCGAACAGGCGGCCGCGTTCCTCGGCGTGCCGCTGGAATCGCTGAGCCAGATCGTGCTGCACCTCGGCAACGGCGCTTCCGCGTCGGCGATCGTCGGCGGCAGACCCGTGGAGACCTCGATGGGCCTGACCCCGATGGAGGGGCTGGTGATGGGAACACGTTCGGGTGACGTGGACCCCGGGATCATCTTCTACCTGTGGCGCACCGCGGGCATGGAGGTCGAGGACATCGAGACGATGCTCAACAAACGCTCGGGGGTCCGCGGCCTCGGCGGCGAAATCGACTTCCGGGAGCTGCACCGCGAGATCGAATCCGGCGACGCCGCAGCCCAATTGGCCTACGACGTGTACATCCACCGGCTGCGCAAATACATCGGCGCCTACCTGGCGGTGCTCGGCTCGGCCGACGTCATCACCTTCACCGCCGGGGTCGGCGAGAACGACGCGGAGGTCCGGCGCGACGCGCTGTCGGGGCTTACCGCGTTCGGCATCGAACTCGACGAGCACCTCAACGAGAGCCCGGCCAGAACGGCCAGGCGGATCTCCCCGGACGGGGCCCCGATCACCGTCCTAGTTGTACCCACCAACGAGGAGTTGGCGATCGCCCGCGCGTGTGCGCGCGTACTTGCCGCCGGGCTCGGCGACGGGTAG
- a CDS encoding STAS domain-containing protein: MSITDPLPAPSTQRVFRPDPNSFGLREEHHRATFAACLLPPSTVLVTVHGEVDANNGTALARYVEKRLGGAHKVILDLQTVEFFAASGFAALSNVNVVCARGGVRWSLLAGTQVRRLLSICDPQRELPVAEPGGKYARTRAGDRQLLVGGYN, from the coding sequence ATGTCCATTACCGATCCCCTGCCGGCCCCCAGCACGCAGCGGGTCTTCCGGCCGGATCCGAACTCGTTCGGTCTTCGCGAGGAACACCATCGCGCGACGTTCGCCGCCTGCCTACTTCCGCCGTCGACCGTGCTGGTGACAGTCCACGGCGAGGTCGACGCGAACAACGGCACGGCCCTGGCCCGCTACGTGGAGAAGCGGCTGGGCGGCGCCCACAAGGTGATCCTCGACCTGCAGACCGTCGAGTTCTTCGCCGCGTCGGGATTCGCCGCACTGTCCAACGTGAACGTGGTCTGCGCCCGCGGCGGCGTTCGCTGGAGCCTGCTCGCGGGAACTCAGGTGCGCCGGCTGCTGTCGATCTGCGACCCGCAGCGCGAGCTACCCGTCGCCGAGCCCGGCGGCAAGTACGCGCGCACACGCGCGGGCGATCGCCAACTCCTCGTTGGTGGGTACAACTAG
- a CDS encoding glutamate ABC transporter substrate-binding protein, which translates to MSARAKNRWPLMEKIWAALLAGVLLLAGCSETSPVVTTPSVVLAPPTPAGFEELPPESARPPSAAGKDCDPRVSLRPFDNEEDAAKAVANIKARGRLIVGLDIGSNLFSFRDPITGEITGFDVDIAGEIARDIFGTPSQVEYRILASSDRIAALQNDDVDVVVKTMTITCERKKLVNFSTAYLTANQRILAPRDSNIRQSADLSGRRVCVAKGTTSLERIQQITPPPLIVGVVTWADCLVALQQRQVEAVSTDDAILAGLVSQDPYLHIVGPSMNEELYGIGINRENTGLVRFVNGTLQRIRRDGTWNTLYRKWLTVLGPAPTPPVARYAD; encoded by the coding sequence ATGAGCGCTCGCGCGAAGAACAGATGGCCGCTGATGGAAAAGATCTGGGCCGCATTGCTCGCCGGGGTGCTGTTGCTGGCCGGGTGTTCGGAGACGTCACCGGTGGTGACCACGCCGAGCGTCGTGCTCGCCCCGCCCACGCCTGCGGGGTTCGAGGAACTGCCCCCCGAATCGGCACGCCCGCCGTCGGCGGCCGGCAAGGACTGCGATCCCCGGGTGAGCCTGCGTCCGTTCGACAACGAGGAGGACGCGGCGAAGGCGGTGGCCAACATCAAGGCCCGCGGCCGCCTCATCGTCGGCCTGGACATCGGCAGCAACCTGTTCAGCTTCCGTGATCCGATCACCGGCGAGATCACCGGTTTCGACGTCGACATCGCCGGCGAGATCGCCCGCGACATCTTCGGCACCCCGTCGCAGGTGGAGTACCGCATCCTGGCGTCGTCGGACCGGATCGCCGCGTTGCAGAACGACGACGTGGACGTGGTGGTGAAGACCATGACGATCACGTGTGAGCGCAAGAAGCTGGTCAACTTCTCCACCGCGTATCTGACCGCCAACCAGCGCATCCTCGCGCCGCGAGATTCGAACATCCGGCAGTCGGCGGACCTGTCGGGTAGGCGTGTGTGCGTGGCCAAGGGCACCACGTCGCTGGAGCGTATCCAGCAGATCACCCCGCCGCCGCTGATCGTCGGCGTGGTGACCTGGGCGGACTGCCTGGTGGCCCTGCAACAGCGGCAGGTCGAGGCGGTCAGCACCGACGACGCGATCCTGGCCGGGCTGGTGTCGCAGGACCCGTACCTGCACATCGTCGGCCCGTCGATGAACGAGGAGCTCTACGGCATCGGCATCAACCGGGAGAACACCGGCCTGGTCCGCTTCGTCAACGGCACGCTGCAGCGCATCCGCCGCGACGGCACGTGGAACACGTTGTACCGCAAGTGGTTGACCGTCCTGGGGCCCGCGCCGACGCCTCCCGTCGCGAGGTATGCCGACTGA
- the glnX gene encoding protein kinase G-activating protein GlnX yields the protein MTVELAHPSTEPLASRSPTTAAHPRWWFLWTTPGRILTIGLVLAALVVASAFATSTTINDRQNALTTVLDHTEPLSFAAGQLYTTLSVADAAAATAFIAGSEPRAVRQRYEQAITDASVAVTRASSGLTEESLVQLLGRINARLAVYTGLVETARTNNRAGNPVGSSYLSEASALMQQQILPDAQRLYEETSARVDAETTASTRIPTPVILVVVATLLFGVFANRWLAKRTRRRVNVGFVAGGMAVLIMLIWVGTALVISTSDSRSAKETAAESLKTVTTLAITAQQARADETLSLIRRGDEDVRKQSYYQRIEEMKQQLARYLARDDAIDKSDLSDADALLDRWRAADDRISAYIAVGNYQAATQVALGTGEDDSTPAFNKLDEALSKGIEQSRTQLRNEIVNARRVLSGSTVGAAALSIMAAVAVALGIWPRLSEYR from the coding sequence GTGACTGTGGAGTTGGCGCACCCCTCGACCGAGCCTCTGGCGTCGCGGTCGCCGACAACCGCGGCGCATCCGCGGTGGTGGTTCCTCTGGACCACGCCCGGACGGATCCTGACGATCGGGCTGGTGCTCGCCGCGCTGGTGGTGGCCAGCGCCTTCGCGACCTCGACCACCATCAACGACCGGCAGAACGCGCTGACCACCGTGCTGGACCACACCGAGCCGCTGTCGTTCGCCGCGGGGCAGCTCTACACCACACTCTCGGTCGCCGACGCGGCCGCGGCGACCGCGTTCATCGCCGGTTCGGAACCGCGCGCGGTGCGCCAGCGCTACGAGCAGGCGATCACCGACGCGTCCGTCGCGGTGACGCGGGCGTCGAGCGGCCTGACCGAGGAGTCACTGGTGCAGCTGCTGGGCCGGATCAACGCCCGGCTGGCGGTGTACACCGGGCTGGTCGAGACGGCAAGGACGAACAACCGGGCGGGCAATCCGGTCGGCTCGTCGTACCTGTCCGAGGCGTCGGCGCTGATGCAGCAGCAGATCCTGCCCGACGCCCAGCGGCTGTACGAGGAGACCTCGGCACGGGTGGACGCCGAGACCACCGCATCCACCAGGATCCCGACGCCGGTGATCCTGGTGGTGGTCGCGACTCTGCTGTTCGGTGTGTTCGCCAACCGCTGGCTGGCCAAGCGCACCCGGCGCCGCGTCAACGTCGGCTTCGTCGCCGGCGGGATGGCGGTGCTGATCATGCTGATCTGGGTGGGCACGGCGCTGGTGATCTCCACCTCGGACAGCCGCAGCGCCAAGGAGACCGCCGCCGAGTCGCTGAAGACGGTGACGACGCTGGCGATCACCGCGCAGCAGGCGCGCGCCGACGAGACGCTGTCGCTGATCCGCCGCGGCGACGAGGATGTCCGTAAGCAGTCCTACTACCAGCGCATCGAGGAGATGAAGCAGCAGCTCGCCCGCTACCTGGCCCGTGACGACGCAATCGACAAGTCCGACCTGTCCGACGCGGACGCGCTGCTGGACCGGTGGCGGGCGGCCGACGACCGGATCTCGGCCTACATCGCGGTCGGCAACTACCAGGCGGCGACGCAGGTGGCGCTGGGCACCGGCGAGGACGACTCCACCCCCGCGTTCAACAAGCTCGACGAGGCGCTGAGTAAGGGCATCGAGCAGAGCCGGACGCAGCTGCGCAACGAGATCGTCAACGCCCGGCGGGTGCTGTCCGGTTCGACGGTGGGCGCCGCGGCGCTGTCGATCATGGCGGCCGTGGCGGTGGCGCTGGGGATCTGGCCGAGATTGAGCGAGTACCGGTGA
- a CDS encoding glycosyltransferase family 2 protein, translating to MLPTHLSARRQVGRRAMTTAVAVLILLAAAAFAMPDVIAPTLMCVVTILYLVATVDRHYLLIKGMGSSALIEVTDDEAFDIPEAELPVYTVLLPVYDEPSIVSNLISGVLRLDYPRDKLEILLLIEEDDIATQTALLDADLQDIRVVIVPESHPRTKPKACNYGMSLPGLCGEMVTIYDAEDIPEPLQLRRAVAAFRRLPKEIGCLQARLGYFNERQNLLTRWFSIEYDQWFGLILPAVEELGCVVPLGGTSNHMRTRTWRDIGGWDEFNVTEDADLGVRLARYGYRTLILDSITLEEANSDVINWIRQRSRWYKGYLQTMLVHLRDPVALHREIGTKATLRLINMTGGVPMTSALNIVFWFTMVQWILGRPAFIEHLFPPVTYYLCLMLFIVGTPVSIFMGLIVTKTLDKPHLWWAALVMPPYWILQSIAALKAAIQLAIRPSYWEKTVHGLGRPHDTQTTAAASS from the coding sequence ATGCTGCCGACTCATCTGTCCGCGCGCAGGCAGGTCGGCCGACGAGCGATGACGACCGCGGTCGCGGTCCTCATCCTCCTGGCCGCCGCGGCCTTCGCGATGCCCGACGTCATCGCCCCCACACTCATGTGCGTCGTGACGATTCTCTACCTGGTGGCGACGGTCGACCGCCACTATCTGCTCATCAAGGGCATGGGTTCGTCAGCCCTGATCGAGGTGACCGACGACGAGGCGTTCGACATTCCCGAAGCCGAGCTACCGGTCTACACGGTGCTGCTGCCGGTCTACGACGAACCCTCGATCGTGTCCAACCTCATCAGCGGGGTGCTCCGACTCGACTATCCGCGCGACAAGCTCGAGATCCTCTTGCTGATCGAGGAAGACGACATCGCCACCCAGACCGCGCTGTTGGACGCCGACCTACAGGACATCCGAGTGGTGATCGTCCCGGAGAGCCATCCGCGGACCAAGCCGAAGGCGTGCAACTACGGCATGTCCCTGCCCGGCCTCTGCGGCGAGATGGTGACGATCTATGACGCCGAGGACATCCCCGAGCCGTTGCAGCTTCGCCGCGCCGTCGCCGCGTTCCGCCGATTGCCGAAGGAGATCGGTTGTCTACAGGCACGTCTCGGGTACTTCAACGAACGGCAGAACCTGTTGACACGCTGGTTCTCGATCGAGTACGACCAGTGGTTCGGTCTGATACTGCCGGCAGTCGAGGAACTGGGATGCGTGGTGCCGCTCGGCGGAACATCGAACCATATGCGCACACGCACATGGCGCGACATCGGCGGATGGGACGAGTTCAACGTCACCGAGGATGCCGATCTCGGGGTCCGGCTCGCCCGCTACGGCTATCGCACTTTGATCCTGGACTCGATCACGTTGGAAGAAGCCAACTCTGACGTCATCAATTGGATACGCCAGCGGTCACGCTGGTACAAGGGTTACCTGCAGACCATGCTGGTGCACCTGCGTGACCCGGTGGCCCTGCACCGTGAGATCGGCACGAAAGCCACCCTGCGGTTGATCAACATGACCGGTGGAGTGCCGATGACCAGCGCGCTGAACATCGTGTTCTGGTTCACGATGGTGCAGTGGATTCTCGGCAGGCCGGCATTCATCGAACACCTCTTCCCACCGGTGACCTACTACCTCTGTCTCATGTTGTTCATTGTCGGAACACCGGTTTCGATCTTCATGGGGCTCATCGTCACGAAAACCCTGGACAAGCCACATCTGTGGTGGGCCGCGCTGGTGATGCCTCCGTACTGGATCCTGCAATCGATCGCGGCGCTGAAGGCAGCAATCCAGTTGGCGATCAGACCCTCCTATTGGGAGAAGACCGTCCACGGCCTCGGCCGTCCACACGACACCCAGACCACCGCTGCGGCGAGCAGCTGA